In Geminocystis sp. NIES-3708, a single window of DNA contains:
- a CDS encoding polyketide cyclase / dehydrase and lipid transport, which yields MILNFSFKLLAEGGKLLCQFSLYKTYRVVTTVPVDIVWRKLINLADMSWHPLFSQTDLPKGLIPKPGLIFQVVTRLTPIPIRVFVENVKPRELLSIRLLAIPGIEQRITYQIESTLCGSYISYSITLRGWLSPFIWWLIKPYSIKVADELVNAAAKFIY from the coding sequence ATGATATTGAATTTCTCTTTTAAATTATTGGCGGAAGGTGGCAAATTATTATGTCAATTTTCCCTTTATAAAACTTATCGGGTAGTTACAACTGTACCTGTTGATATTGTCTGGCGAAAATTAATCAACTTAGCAGATATGTCATGGCATCCTCTTTTCTCTCAAACAGATTTACCTAAAGGTTTAATTCCAAAACCAGGGTTAATTTTTCAAGTAGTGACTCGTCTAACTCCTATTCCCATTCGAGTATTTGTGGAAAATGTTAAACCTAGAGAATTATTAAGTATTCGTCTATTGGCAATTCCGGGTATTGAACAACGTATCACGTATCAAATAGAATCTACTTTATGCGGTAGTTATATTTCTTATTCCATCACTCTGCGAGGTTGGCTATCTCCTTTTATTTGGTGGTTAATTAAACCTTATTCAATTAAAGTAGCTGATGAATTAGTTAATGCGGCAGCAAAATTTATTTATTAG
- a CDS encoding protein kinase domain-containing protein, translating into MKYPLRGDYEIAVKYLDKLVLDPILKTGKAVTQVQNPNFLFSLSGGKAIVYQIQTNPKKYALKCWVEDLGNLKNRYQAIDNYLTTVKLPYFVDFAYQEKGIIVNGQKYPIVRMEWVEGVSFKEFIANNINNPVYIRNFADKFLEMMTILHQKNISHGDLQHGNIKVRSNGDICLIDYDSLYVPQLSNEKDVIKGLTGYQHPKRKYLDKLSSKSDYFSELIIYLSLLVIAENPHYWQKIEQEERLIFSEKDLINPSSSSTFKELKKLSPEIIYFTEQLEKCCQTSDIEYLQPLEIVVSGYKGNKKTWEFLPPPTSININTNSSAFGIFDPSTSQTATTNKNQPVSDPWCTIEKNNLKQKKDDPWSKLKQKTSNPFDDKFTPKTPISTSKKDPFDEIETDKIKPIETDKPQLINTNKDVWDKFENIWKKLSKSVSSIWHKIVNWLN; encoded by the coding sequence ATGAAATATCCATTAAGAGGGGATTATGAAATAGCTGTTAAGTATCTTGATAAACTTGTACTTGATCCCATATTAAAAACAGGTAAAGCGGTTACGCAAGTTCAAAATCCTAATTTTTTATTTTCTTTGAGTGGTGGAAAAGCTATCGTTTATCAGATTCAAACCAATCCTAAAAAATATGCTCTCAAATGTTGGGTAGAGGATTTAGGTAACTTAAAAAACCGTTATCAAGCCATTGACAATTATTTAACCACCGTAAAACTTCCTTATTTTGTTGATTTTGCCTATCAAGAAAAAGGTATTATTGTTAATGGGCAAAAATATCCTATTGTTAGGATGGAATGGGTTGAAGGTGTTAGTTTTAAGGAATTTATCGCCAATAATATTAACAATCCCGTTTATATTCGTAATTTTGCTGATAAATTTTTAGAAATGATGACAATTCTTCATCAAAAAAATATTTCCCATGGAGATTTACAACATGGCAATATTAAAGTGCGTAGTAATGGAGATATATGTTTAATCGATTATGATAGTTTATATGTGCCTCAATTAAGTAATGAAAAAGATGTTATTAAGGGATTAACCGGTTATCAACATCCCAAGAGAAAATATTTGGATAAACTGAGTTCAAAATCCGATTATTTTTCTGAACTCATCATTTATTTGTCCCTTTTAGTGATTGCTGAAAATCCTCATTATTGGCAGAAAATTGAGCAAGAAGAAAGGTTAATTTTTTCTGAAAAAGACTTAATAAATCCTAGTTCATCTTCTACATTTAAAGAACTTAAAAAACTCTCACCAGAAATTATTTATTTTACCGAACAATTAGAAAAATGTTGTCAAACATCGGATATTGAATATTTACAACCTTTAGAAATTGTAGTCAGTGGCTATAAGGGCAATAAAAAAACTTGGGAGTTTCTACCACCTCCTACTTCCATAAACATTAATACTAATTCATCAGCTTTTGGTATTTTTGATCCTAGTACATCTCAAACAGCTACGACAAATAAAAATCAACCAGTTTCAGATCCATGGTGTACGATAGAGAAAAATAATTTAAAACAAAAAAAAGATGATCCTTGGAGTAAATTAAAACAAAAAACCTCCAATCCTTTTGATGATAAATTTACTCCAAAAACACCTATATCAACATCGAAAAAAGATCCTTTTGATGAGATTGAAACTGATAAAATTAAACCTATTGAAACTGATAAACCACAGCTCATTAATACAAATAAAGATGTATGGGATAAATTTGAAAATATTTGGAAAAAATTATCAAAATCTGTATCTTCTATTTGGCATAAAATTGTTAATTGGCTTAATTAG
- a CDS encoding alpha/beta hydrolase: protein MNFNDRCFARKFTALSLSLLSLNALYIKKVYSAENIFAVYTPFIASLRVNSLEQFAKDGTVNKNLGFYLNLARVNEQQTAEFRKALTTPVIVDPVLISRILNTNEGERLLNYFGSVINIRGGRNGKYVLRGALIKAALEKDGLSLINVLRNLAVDIQIDIPQALKYTDQINLVVRGSEFFANEIVNLAMAETDSNPSVDFNKLTDIRQLGPMRVSNTTLNLFDSSRNRRFYVELYQPQQLTPNNPVIIFSHGLSSRPEDFKSIATHLASYGYVVAMPQHPGSDIRQTEDFIAGLSRQIFLLNEFTDRPLDITFLLDELTRLNSSQFGGNLNLESVGVGGHSFGGYGALAVAGAKIDFENLENSCNLTFGNLNTALLLQCRALKLPRKDYNFRDPRIKAVFTMNPVNASIFGINGLNEVKIPTFFGAGSYDPATPFVFEQARTFPFLNSENTYFQLQEGQAHVDFSQLDAGITDLVETVGNLTLPSPYLLEQYTNSMALAFFKVHLNSDENYRVYLQSSYGKHLSEGEEFKTHIITHKSVPALRQKFDQFIQDNSDLIFGSIIR from the coding sequence ATGAACTTCAATGATCGTTGTTTTGCTCGTAAATTTACTGCTTTAAGTTTAAGTCTTCTGAGTTTAAATGCCTTGTACATTAAAAAAGTTTATTCTGCTGAGAATATTTTTGCAGTTTATACTCCTTTTATTGCTTCTTTACGGGTAAATTCCTTAGAACAATTTGCTAAAGATGGCACTGTTAATAAAAATTTAGGTTTTTATCTTAATTTAGCACGAGTTAATGAACAACAAACCGCCGAGTTTCGCAAAGCATTAACGACTCCTGTTATCGTTGATCCTGTGTTAATTTCTCGTATTTTAAACACTAACGAAGGAGAAAGATTACTTAACTATTTTGGTTCAGTTATTAATATTAGAGGAGGAAGAAATGGTAAATATGTTCTTAGAGGAGCATTAATTAAGGCGGCTTTAGAAAAAGATGGTTTAAGTTTAATTAATGTATTGCGTAATTTAGCCGTTGATATTCAAATTGATATACCTCAAGCGTTGAAATATACTGACCAAATTAACTTAGTGGTTCGAGGTAGCGAATTTTTTGCGAATGAAATAGTTAATCTAGCTATGGCAGAAACTGATTCTAATCCTTCCGTTGATTTTAATAAATTAACCGATATTCGACAGCTTGGACCAATGAGAGTGAGTAATACTACTTTAAATTTATTTGACTCTAGTAGAAATCGTCGGTTTTATGTGGAATTATATCAACCACAACAGTTAACTCCGAATAATCCTGTTATTATTTTCTCCCATGGCTTAAGTTCTCGCCCCGAAGATTTTAAGAGTATCGCCACACATTTAGCTTCTTACGGTTATGTAGTCGCAATGCCTCAACATCCGGGCAGTGATATTCGTCAAACAGAAGATTTTATAGCTGGGTTATCTCGGCAAATTTTCCTGTTGAATGAATTTACTGATCGACCTTTAGATATTACATTCTTATTAGATGAACTAACCCGTTTAAACTCTAGTCAATTTGGTGGTAATTTAAACCTCGAAAGTGTCGGTGTTGGAGGACATTCCTTTGGGGGTTATGGTGCTTTAGCCGTAGCAGGAGCCAAAATTGACTTTGAAAATCTCGAAAATAGCTGTAACCTTACTTTTGGAAATCTTAATACAGCATTATTATTACAATGTCGTGCTTTAAAATTACCCAGAAAAGATTATAATTTTCGAGATCCTAGAATTAAGGCCGTTTTTACGATGAATCCCGTAAATGCTTCTATTTTTGGAATAAATGGATTAAATGAAGTAAAAATACCTACATTTTTTGGGGCTGGAAGCTACGATCCAGCTACACCCTTTGTTTTTGAACAAGCCCGAACTTTTCCTTTTCTTAATAGCGAAAATACTTATTTTCAACTACAAGAAGGACAAGCCCATGTTGATTTTTCTCAACTAGATGCAGGTATTACAGATTTAGTAGAAACAGTTGGTAATTTAACTTTACCTTCACCTTACCTTTTAGAACAATATACTAATTCTATGGCGTTGGCTTTTTTCAAAGTACATTTAAACAGCGATGAAAATTACCGAGTATATTTGCAATCATCTTACGGGAAACATTTAAGTGAAGGAGAAGAATTTAAAACTCATATTATCACTCATAAGTCTGTTCCTGCTCTGCGACAAAAATTTGACCAATTTATACAAGATAATTCCGATCTTATTTTCGGCTCAATAATTCGTTAG
- the hemF gene encoding oxygen-dependent coproporphyrinogen oxidase produces MATTEATPKTSLPPEDAKARVSQFMQTLQDEICTGLETLDGKGKFKEDSWQREEGGGGRSRVLTDGNIFEQGGVNFSEVWGNHLPPSILQQRPEAEGHSFYATGTSMVLHPKNPYIPTVHLNYRYFEAGPVWWFGGGADLTPYYPFAEDAHHFHSTFKKTCDQHHPEYYPVFKRWCDEYFYLKHRNETRGIGGLFFDYQDGTDPLYRGPHKDKDAAIYSRSLPPQNHRTWEDLFAFIQDCGRTFLPAYVPIAQKRQNTEYGDRQRNFQLYRRGRYVEFNLVYDRGTIFGLQTNGRTESILMSLPPLVRWEYGYQPEPNTPEAQLYDVFLKPQNWADWSK; encoded by the coding sequence ATGGCTACCACAGAAGCAACTCCTAAAACTTCTCTTCCTCCCGAAGATGCTAAAGCTAGAGTTAGTCAATTTATGCAGACTCTTCAAGATGAAATTTGTACGGGTTTGGAAACATTAGACGGTAAAGGTAAATTTAAAGAAGATAGTTGGCAAAGAGAAGAAGGAGGCGGTGGACGATCCAGAGTCCTCACTGATGGTAATATATTTGAACAGGGTGGCGTAAACTTTTCGGAAGTTTGGGGCAATCATTTACCTCCTAGCATTTTACAGCAACGTCCCGAAGCTGAAGGACATTCTTTTTATGCTACTGGTACTTCGATGGTATTGCATCCAAAAAATCCTTATATACCTACTGTACATCTTAATTATCGCTATTTTGAAGCAGGTCCAGTATGGTGGTTTGGTGGTGGTGCAGATTTAACGCCTTATTATCCTTTTGCTGAAGACGCCCATCATTTTCACTCTACTTTCAAAAAAACTTGTGATCAACATCATCCTGAATATTATCCTGTATTTAAGCGTTGGTGTGATGAATATTTTTATTTGAAACATCGTAACGAAACTAGAGGAATTGGCGGATTGTTTTTTGATTATCAAGATGGTACTGATCCCCTTTATCGTGGTCCTCATAAAGATAAAGATGCAGCTATTTATAGCCGTTCTTTACCCCCTCAAAATCATCGAACATGGGAGGACTTATTTGCTTTTATTCAAGACTGTGGTCGGACTTTTTTACCAGCTTACGTTCCTATTGCACAAAAACGTCAAAATACTGAATATGGCGATCGCCAACGGAACTTTCAATTATATAGAAGAGGACGTTATGTAGAATTTAACTTAGTTTATGACAGAGGTACTATTTTTGGATTACAAACTAACGGTAGAACTGAGTCTATTTTAATGTCATTACCTCCTCTTGTGCGTTGGGAATACGGCTATCAACCAGAGCCAAATACCCCAGAGGCTCAACTTTATGACGTATTTTTAAAACCCCAAAATTGGGCAGATTGGAGTAAATAA
- the metK gene encoding methionine adenosyltransferase, producing the protein MSRNYLFTSESVTEGHPDKICDQISDTILDALLTQDQSSRVAAEVVVNTGLVLITGEISSNANVNYIDLARKKIADIGYTDANNGFSAESCSVLIALDEQSADIAQGVNQAQEQRENLSDDELDQIGAGDQGIMFGFACNETPELMPLPISLAHRIARRLSVVRKSGELPYLGPDGKTQVTIAYENDKPVGIDTILISTQHSATIGNITDNNAIQATLREAIQEVVVDPVFHDLQIKPNAQTRFLLNPTGKFVIGGPQGDSGLTGRKIIIDTYGGYSRHGGGAFSGKDPTKVDRSASYAARYVAKNIVAAGLASKCEVQVSYAIGVAQPVSIFIETFGTSTVPEEKLLPLVKAHFDLRPAGIIQMFNLRSLPSQRNGRFYQDVAAYGHFGRTDLDLPWERTDKAALLLDSINKNLAIA; encoded by the coding sequence TTGAGTCGTAACTATTTGTTTACGTCCGAGTCCGTTACAGAGGGGCATCCGGACAAAATTTGTGACCAAATCTCCGATACTATTTTAGATGCTTTATTAACTCAAGATCAATCTAGCCGAGTAGCCGCAGAAGTGGTTGTTAATACTGGTTTAGTTTTGATTACTGGAGAAATTTCATCTAATGCAAATGTGAATTATATTGATTTAGCTCGTAAAAAAATTGCTGATATTGGTTATACTGATGCAAATAACGGCTTCTCTGCGGAGAGTTGCTCGGTTTTAATCGCTTTAGATGAACAATCAGCAGATATTGCCCAAGGGGTGAATCAAGCTCAAGAACAACGAGAAAATCTTAGTGATGATGAACTTGATCAAATTGGGGCAGGAGATCAAGGAATTATGTTCGGTTTTGCTTGTAATGAAACTCCCGAATTAATGCCTTTACCCATTAGCTTGGCACATCGCATTGCTAGACGTTTATCCGTAGTCAGAAAATCAGGAGAATTACCTTATTTAGGTCCTGATGGTAAAACTCAAGTGACGATCGCCTATGAAAATGATAAACCCGTAGGAATTGATACTATTTTAATTTCTACTCAACATTCTGCTACCATTGGAAATATTACGGATAATAATGCTATTCAAGCAACTTTACGAGAAGCAATTCAAGAAGTAGTAGTTGATCCTGTATTTCATGATTTACAGATTAAACCAAATGCTCAAACCCGTTTCTTACTCAATCCTACTGGTAAATTTGTCATTGGTGGTCCTCAAGGAGATTCGGGCTTAACAGGACGTAAAATTATTATTGATACCTACGGCGGTTACTCACGTCATGGGGGCGGAGCTTTTTCTGGCAAAGATCCAACCAAAGTTGATCGCAGTGCATCTTATGCCGCTCGTTATGTTGCAAAAAATATTGTTGCGGCTGGTTTAGCTAGTAAGTGCGAAGTACAAGTGAGTTATGCTATTGGCGTAGCTCAACCTGTAAGTATTTTTATTGAAACTTTCGGAACATCTACTGTTCCTGAAGAGAAACTATTACCTTTAGTTAAAGCCCATTTTGACTTACGCCCAGCAGGTATTATTCAAATGTTTAACTTACGTTCTCTACCATCTCAACGAAATGGTCGTTTTTATCAAGATGTTGCCGCCTATGGTCATTTTGGACGTACTGACTTAGATTTACCTTGGGAAAGAACTGATAAAGCGGCTTTACTTTTGGATTCTATTAATAAAAATTTAGCGATCGCCTAA
- a CDS encoding vWA domain-containing protein, with protein sequence MAVIGYGSNVDILFLETASELAKNPNTTTVKRKISDGAGGLIEVDEVQRLFVNPIANGGTPMAEAFQQASNGIEKFIANHPNGFPPIVINITDGEPNNMALATNEAKKLAQLKTSDGNVIILNAHISNASAGKIELPSNDSGFSSNQFAKFLFDISSILPEPLVESAKNAGFNVQTGAKGFVFNADAETLIKLLNFGSQGALR encoded by the coding sequence GTGGCAGTGATCGGATATGGTTCAAATGTAGATATACTCTTTTTGGAAACGGCATCGGAATTAGCTAAAAATCCTAACACCACTACAGTTAAGAGAAAAATTTCTGATGGTGCTGGGGGATTAATTGAAGTTGATGAAGTACAAAGACTGTTTGTTAATCCAATAGCTAATGGCGGTACTCCTATGGCGGAGGCTTTTCAACAGGCTTCTAATGGTATAGAAAAATTTATTGCTAATCATCCCAATGGTTTTCCTCCCATTGTCATTAATATTACCGATGGTGAACCGAATAACATGGCTTTAGCCACTAATGAAGCAAAAAAATTAGCACAACTAAAAACCAGTGATGGTAATGTAATTATCCTCAATGCTCACATTTCTAACGCTTCAGCAGGAAAAATAGAGTTACCTAGCAATGATTCTGGGTTTAGCAGTAATCAATTTGCCAAATTTTTATTTGATATTTCTAGTATATTACCAGAGCCTTTAGTAGAAAGTGCTAAAAATGCAGGTTTTAATGTCCAAACGGGAGCGAAGGGTTTTGTTTTCAATGCTGATGCAGAAACATTAATTAAACTGCTTAATTTTGGCTCTCAAGGGGCTTTACGTTAA
- a CDS encoding AAA family ATPase, translating to MNNFDEVLEYVENLIELSSIQESILRETFQGKKNFQIAQEFNCSESHIKKEAAKLWQKLGQELDENINKHNVRSQLTKKYRVSQVSKFGHCLQVDKGNINICDKPLQCTNILSKKFLSETKNKLPLIDLIEAPEINYNYGRNLEINHLKKWLENKTKLIIIYGLKGIGKTALILKLISEINIEFDYVIYKSLDDIPKLGELKNNLKNIFFQSQITPLGNVIEYFKSFRCLVILDDIENLFKTEELAGQYFSEYQDYDKFFAQIATKNHKSSVILISQEKSPDMEILENNHHIRTLKVEGLGESAKEILREKCLKNKENWDKLVTLYKEHPTYLKIISGTIKQLYNGDLTEFLNQENNLFIGDIKLYLQPLLERLSELEKKVINWLTTQNQPVNITQISANLELSKSESGILIQSLLRRCLVEKVVIEDKFYYELNNIFKEYLKPNK from the coding sequence ATGAATAACTTTGATGAAGTGTTGGAGTATGTTGAGAACTTAATTGAGCTTAGTTCAATACAAGAAAGTATCTTAAGAGAAACTTTTCAAGGTAAAAAAAATTTTCAAATAGCTCAAGAGTTTAATTGTAGTGAATCTCATATCAAAAAAGAGGCTGCTAAATTATGGCAAAAATTAGGACAAGAATTAGATGAAAATATTAATAAACATAATGTTCGTTCTCAGTTAACAAAAAAATATCGTGTTTCTCAAGTTTCTAAATTTGGTCATTGTTTACAAGTTGATAAAGGAAATATAAATATTTGTGATAAACCTCTACAATGTACAAACATTTTGTCAAAAAAATTTTTGTCAGAAACTAAAAATAAATTACCTTTAATTGACTTAATAGAAGCACCCGAAATCAATTACAATTATGGGCGTAATTTAGAAATTAATCACCTAAAAAAATGGCTAGAAAATAAAACTAAATTAATCATAATTTATGGATTAAAGGGCATTGGAAAAACAGCCTTAATCCTAAAATTAATTTCTGAAATTAACATAGAATTTGACTATGTTATCTACAAAAGTCTTGATGACATTCCTAAACTTGGTGAGCTTAAAAATAACTTAAAAAATATTTTTTTTCAATCTCAAATAACCCCATTAGGCAATGTAATAGAATATTTTAAATCATTTCGTTGTTTAGTAATTCTTGATGATATAGAAAATCTGTTTAAAACGGAGGAATTAGCAGGACAATATTTTAGTGAATATCAAGATTATGATAAATTTTTTGCTCAAATAGCAACTAAAAATCACAAAAGTAGCGTTATCTTAATTAGTCAAGAAAAATCCCCCGATATGGAGATATTAGAAAATAATCATCATATTAGAACTTTAAAAGTGGAAGGATTAGGGGAATCAGCTAAGGAAATATTGAGAGAAAAATGCCTAAAAAATAAGGAAAACTGGGACAAATTAGTAACACTTTATAAAGAACATCCAACATACTTAAAGATTATTTCAGGGACAATTAAGCAACTGTATAATGGTGATCTTACTGAATTTTTAAACCAAGAAAATAATTTATTTATCGGAGATATAAAACTTTATTTACAACCTCTTTTAGAACGTTTATCAGAATTAGAAAAAAAAGTTATTAATTGGTTAACTACTCAAAATCAACCTGTAAATATTACTCAAATTTCAGCTAATTTAGAATTATCAAAATCAGAATCGGGAATACTAATTCAATCATTATTACGCCGTTGTTTAGTAGAAAAAGTAGTAATTGAAGATAAATTTTATTATGAACTAAACAATATATTTAAAGAATATTTAAAACCGAATAAATAA
- a CDS encoding carbon dioxide-concentrating mechanism protein codes for MIHRHISPDSALGLVSTFSFPAIVGTADMMLKSAEVLLVGYEKIGAGHCTAIVRGNIADVRLAVEEGAKMAEQIGQLHTKLVIARPMPNLEAIFPIGSRLVVEAQQKRGYSKLSNRSIGLIETKGFPAMVGAADAMLKSADVQLASYETIGAGLCTAIIRGSVANVAVAIEAGMAEAERIGELNAVMIIPRLLEDLEHTLPVANYWLDEKSQQQPLPTFTTQQRTQKRRKLVALPELEKVPLTFETREKVQQKAELESILELPPQTENDQS; via the coding sequence ATGATACATAGGCACATAAGTCCAGATAGCGCACTTGGTTTAGTTTCCACATTCAGTTTTCCTGCCATTGTTGGTACGGCTGACATGATGCTTAAGTCAGCAGAAGTGTTGTTAGTGGGTTATGAAAAAATTGGTGCTGGTCATTGTACAGCCATTGTGAGGGGAAATATAGCTGATGTCCGTTTGGCTGTAGAAGAAGGAGCAAAAATGGCAGAACAAATAGGACAATTACATACGAAATTGGTAATTGCCCGTCCGATGCCCAACTTAGAAGCAATATTTCCTATTGGTAGTCGTTTAGTAGTAGAAGCACAACAAAAAAGAGGCTATAGTAAATTAAGTAATAGATCAATTGGTTTAATTGAAACTAAAGGATTTCCTGCCATGGTGGGTGCGGCAGATGCAATGCTCAAATCAGCCGATGTACAATTAGCTTCCTATGAAACCATTGGTGCAGGTTTATGTACTGCTATTATAAGAGGCTCGGTTGCTAATGTTGCCGTAGCTATCGAAGCGGGAATGGCGGAAGCCGAAAGAATTGGAGAATTAAATGCCGTGATGATTATTCCTCGTTTATTGGAAGATTTGGAACATACCTTACCTGTGGCTAATTATTGGTTAGATGAAAAATCGCAACAACAACCATTACCTACATTTACGACTCAACAACGTACTCAAAAACGTCGTAAATTAGTTGCTTTACCTGAGTTAGAAAAAGTACCTTTAACTTTTGAAACTAGAGAAAAAGTACAACAAAAAGCAGAATTAGAATCTATTTTAGAATTACCGCCTCAAACTGAAAATGATCAATCATAG
- a CDS encoding Uma2 family endonuclease yields MTAYTINLDVISKIDDEKFYQLCRHNPEVNLERNQKGEIIIMSPTGCETGMYNAELNAEFVIWNRKYKLGFVFDSSTCFKLPKGSNRSPDVAYIKKERWDKLTKEEKTKFSPIAPDFVLELMSKTDSLKDIQEKMEEYMDNGVKLGWLINPEKKEVEIYRQGQKKEVLGYPKTISGENVLPDFILDLSLIW; encoded by the coding sequence ATGACAGCTTATACTATTAACTTGGATGTAATTTCTAAAATTGATGATGAAAAATTTTATCAACTTTGTCGTCATAATCCTGAAGTGAATTTAGAGCGAAATCAAAAAGGAGAGATTATTATTATGTCACCAACTGGTTGTGAAACAGGTATGTATAATGCAGAATTAAATGCGGAATTCGTGATTTGGAATCGTAAATATAAATTAGGATTTGTCTTTGATTCTTCTACTTGTTTTAAACTACCAAAAGGTAGTAATCGCTCTCCTGATGTTGCTTATATAAAAAAGGAAAGATGGGATAAATTAACAAAAGAAGAAAAAACTAAATTTTCGCCGATCGCACCTGATTTTGTGTTAGAGTTAATGTCAAAAACGGATTCTTTAAAAGATATTCAAGAAAAAATGGAAGAATATATGGATAATGGCGTAAAGTTAGGATGGTTAATAAATCCTGAAAAAAAAGAAGTAGAAATCTATCGTCAAGGGCAAAAAAAAGAAGTTTTAGGTTATCCAAAAACTATATCGGGGGAGAATGTGTTACCTGATTTTATTTTAGATTTAAGTCTAATTTGGTAA